Proteins from a genomic interval of Impatiens glandulifera unplaced genomic scaffold, dImpGla2.1, whole genome shotgun sequence:
- the LOC124918094 gene encoding testis-specific H1 histone-like: MRELMKSPISKTYTIRSNFSGRVNEFKKKSNLDDILKYVHTYIESNCMKMERCYSRARARARARARARGRGRARSRARARSRARSRSRARVRARARARAGARAGAGARTGARARARAGAGAGARDGAGARAEARAGAGAKSRARARAGAGARARARAL; the protein is encoded by the exons atgagggagctaaTGAAGTCCCCTATATctaagacctatactatcaggagcaattTCAGCGGGAGAGTAAACGAG TTCAAGAAGAAAtcaaacttggatgatattctgaaatATGTGCATACTTATATTGAATCAAATTGTATGAAGATGGAGAGATG CTACtctagggctagggctagggctagggctagggctagggctaggggTAGGGGTAGGGCTAGGtctagggctagggctaggtCTAGGGCTAGGTCTAGGTCTAGGGCTAGGGTTAG ggctagggctagggctagggctggGGCCAGGGCTGGGGCTGGTGCTAGGACTGGGGCTAGGGCTAGAGCTAGGGCTGGGGCTGGGGCTGGGGCTAGGGATGGGGCTGGGGCTAGGGCTGAGGCTAGGGCTGGGGCTGGGGCTAAGTCTcgggctagggctagggctggGGCTggggctagggctagggctagg GCATTGTAG